One part of the Pseudemcibacter aquimaris genome encodes these proteins:
- a CDS encoding xanthine dehydrogenase family protein molybdopterin-binding subunit, producing the protein MGKIATITRRTFLVGSAAIAGGIGFGYYSYQKPIKNPLLDTLGDGEGAITPYVLINQDGVTLITPRADLGQGAYSIQAALLAEELDVDLNEINVDPGMPNGGVYYNTAVGAEAVGFPSTDESFLATKARLLGPVIGKLMGLQITGGSSTVPDCYEKLRVAGALARETLKTAAAMKHGVAIGTLKTENGNVILPDGKKIPYSDLALEATKIALPESVVLRPERDWKYIGKDMTRVDIPAKSTGTQEFGIDVKMDGMVYATVKTNPRIGGSLSGFDATNAREMNGVIDIVPVTGGFGVIADNTWRAFQAANAVEAEWGPAPYPAEQEEIWKQVSDSFTEERQDSRKRDDGDVELSFATGGLVTAEYKVPYLAHAPLEPMNATVKYGGGKLEIWTGTQIPTFMMANIERIYGISQQNIFVYALYSGGSFGRRLEDDYVHQAVELAIRHQNVPIKMTWMREEDMTHDFPRTIGMARGRGKINNGRVETFDLSIAHTSTIESSMQRMGQSVPGPDQSIVDGAWDQPFDIPNYRVTGYRAPVMVPVSSWRSVGASGNGFMHDCFLDELIHEAGADPMEERIRLCWHDASRKVLETVRDMSGWGTELGENRGRGVAFTLSFGVATAEVVEVTNTPDGIRIDKVYIALEVGKVLDPVNFDNQVKGGIVWGLGHAMNCELTYSDGKPEQDNFHAFQGMNMAQCPEIIVKGLENGNTVRGVGEPSVPPAGPALANAIFAATGKRIRELPLNKHIDFV; encoded by the coding sequence ATGGGAAAAATTGCAACCATCACCCGCAGAACATTTCTTGTTGGCTCTGCTGCCATCGCCGGGGGCATTGGCTTTGGATATTATTCATATCAAAAACCAATTAAAAACCCACTTCTTGATACCCTTGGGGACGGTGAAGGGGCCATTACCCCTTACGTGTTAATCAATCAGGATGGTGTTACATTAATCACACCACGCGCAGACCTTGGGCAAGGTGCCTATAGTATTCAGGCGGCACTACTCGCCGAAGAGCTCGACGTGGATTTAAATGAAATTAACGTTGATCCCGGCATGCCAAATGGTGGTGTTTATTATAATACGGCCGTTGGTGCAGAAGCCGTTGGCTTCCCATCCACTGATGAAAGTTTCCTCGCGACGAAAGCAAGGCTACTCGGCCCCGTAATTGGTAAATTGATGGGCTTACAAATCACCGGCGGTTCATCAACGGTACCAGACTGTTATGAAAAATTACGTGTCGCCGGCGCCCTCGCACGCGAAACATTAAAAACGGCCGCTGCCATGAAACATGGTGTTGCCATCGGCACATTAAAAACAGAAAATGGCAATGTCATCTTACCTGACGGCAAAAAAATTCCTTATAGCGATCTTGCTTTAGAAGCCACCAAAATAGCATTGCCGGAAAGTGTCGTACTTAGACCGGAACGTGACTGGAAATATATCGGCAAGGATATGACCCGTGTTGATATTCCCGCCAAATCAACGGGAACTCAGGAATTTGGTATTGATGTCAAAATGGATGGCATGGTTTATGCCACTGTAAAAACCAATCCACGCATCGGCGGCAGTCTTTCCGGATTTGATGCGACCAATGCACGTGAAATGAATGGTGTCATTGATATTGTCCCTGTCACTGGCGGGTTTGGTGTTATTGCCGATAATACATGGCGTGCCTTTCAAGCGGCAAATGCGGTTGAGGCTGAATGGGGCCCTGCCCCATATCCCGCGGAACAAGAGGAAATCTGGAAACAAGTTTCAGATAGCTTTACCGAAGAAAGACAAGACAGCCGGAAACGTGATGATGGTGATGTGGAGCTATCATTTGCTACTGGTGGGTTGGTGACTGCTGAATATAAAGTACCATACCTTGCGCACGCCCCGCTTGAGCCAATGAACGCGACCGTGAAATATGGTGGCGGAAAGCTAGAAATTTGGACTGGCACCCAAATACCAACATTCATGATGGCTAATATCGAACGCATTTACGGCATTTCGCAGCAAAATATTTTTGTCTATGCCCTTTATTCTGGTGGCAGTTTTGGCAGAAGGTTAGAGGATGACTATGTTCACCAGGCCGTTGAACTGGCAATCCGACATCAAAATGTACCGATTAAAATGACGTGGATGCGTGAAGAAGACATGACCCATGACTTTCCAAGAACCATCGGCATGGCAAGAGGACGGGGCAAGATTAATAACGGACGGGTTGAAACATTCGATCTTTCCATCGCCCATACATCCACCATTGAATCATCAATGCAGCGTATGGGGCAATCCGTACCGGGACCCGACCAATCCATCGTTGATGGCGCATGGGATCAGCCGTTTGATATTCCAAATTACCGGGTAACCGGATACCGCGCCCCGGTAATGGTTCCCGTCAGTTCATGGCGGTCCGTTGGTGCATCAGGAAACGGTTTTATGCATGACTGCTTCCTTGATGAATTGATCCATGAAGCAGGCGCCGACCCAATGGAAGAGCGTATCCGCCTTTGTTGGCATGATGCGTCCCGTAAAGTTCTTGAAACAGTCCGTGATATGTCAGGATGGGGTACAGAACTTGGTGAAAATCGTGGACGCGGTGTGGCGTTTACGCTTTCATTTGGTGTTGCAACAGCAGAGGTCGTCGAAGTCACGAACACACCAGACGGCATTCGTATTGATAAGGTTTATATCGCATTGGAAGTCGGTAAAGTGCTTGATCCGGTTAACTTTGATAATCAGGTGAAAGGCGGCATTGTTTGGGGGTTAGGACATGCCATGAACTGTGAACTGACCTATAGCGACGGCAAACCCGAACAAGATAATTTCCACGCATTCCAAGGAATGAATATGGCACAATGCCCAGAAATTATCGTTAAAGGGTTAGAAAACGGAAACACAGTACGCGGTGTTGGTGAACCAAGTGTTCCACCCGCCGGCCCAGCACTTGCAAATGCCATTTTCGCAGCCACTGGTAAACGGATAAGGGAACTTCCGCTAAACAAACATATAGATTTCGTCTAG
- a CDS encoding cupin domain-containing protein: protein MPEIIVQHQCASLTDLVAAESFGEPIGPLPKQTDSCFYEEGNLFAGTWEAEPGILKLDLDLMEFCHLLKGHWKLTSEAGNVTEIKAGDSWIFPKGWKGTAEVIETVRKVYFIIA from the coding sequence TTGCCGGAAATAATTGTTCAGCATCAATGTGCTTCATTAACAGATTTGGTTGCTGCCGAAAGTTTCGGTGAACCGATAGGACCGCTGCCAAAACAAACGGATAGTTGCTTTTATGAAGAAGGCAATCTTTTTGCCGGCACATGGGAAGCAGAGCCGGGTATTTTAAAGCTTGATTTGGATTTGATGGAATTTTGTCACTTGCTGAAAGGGCATTGGAAATTAACATCAGAAGCGGGTAACGTCACAGAAATTAAGGCAGGGGATAGCTGGATCTTTCCAAAAGGATGGAAAGGCACGGCAGAAGTCATTGAAACTGTGCGTAAAGTGTATTTTATTATTGCCTGA
- a CDS encoding phytoene desaturase family protein: protein MTKKNVIIIGGGHNGLVCATKLAKEGHYVNVLEARETCGGSAAKYEFANGYHAPGLASVVHPVNPKIAKSIGLKNIGTAIETISLGEDGRHLTLGINQISRNGLSEKDQKAYQDFKKEFLKYAKALEPLTLNKPPRLKDMDNKDKFTLAKLGWSLRFGLGASSMREFLRVGGINIYDVLNELFDDEQLKGAIAFDAVLGHQMGPRTPTTVLTYLNRLRGETYGGQYIPTADMGNDYKVAAEKAGVKIETGISVRKVIIENGRAVGVELENGETRTADVVVSNADAKTTFLDMVGVREMDAMFTHRISKTRTNGNVAKLNFALSKLPTFTGLNESDLSNRLIIAPDMRYIEHAFNHSKYGEISENPIIEITFPSLVDGSLASNGGHVMSVSASFAPYTLKAGWDKNKSVFAHKVLSTIEKYAPGISADVKADDILTPVDIERDFKCKGGSWHQGEMMIDQMFMMRPIHGTAQYNTPIDGLYLCGAAAHPGGGITGIPGHNAAERIINMEGGK from the coding sequence ATGACTAAGAAAAATGTAATTATCATTGGTGGCGGTCATAACGGTCTTGTATGTGCAACAAAACTTGCAAAAGAGGGCCATTATGTAAATGTATTAGAAGCACGTGAAACCTGTGGCGGTAGTGCAGCCAAATATGAATTCGCAAATGGGTATCATGCGCCGGGCCTTGCGAGTGTTGTGCATCCGGTTAATCCGAAAATTGCAAAATCTATTGGCCTTAAAAACATTGGAACTGCCATTGAAACCATTTCACTTGGTGAAGATGGCCGTCATTTGACGCTCGGCATTAATCAGATTTCCAGAAATGGATTATCTGAAAAGGATCAAAAGGCCTATCAGGATTTCAAAAAAGAGTTTTTAAAATATGCGAAGGCGCTTGAGCCATTAACCTTGAATAAGCCTCCACGTCTTAAAGATATGGATAATAAAGATAAATTTACGCTCGCGAAATTGGGATGGTCGCTTCGTTTCGGTCTTGGCGCATCATCCATGCGGGAATTTTTACGTGTTGGCGGTATCAATATTTATGATGTGCTTAATGAATTATTTGATGATGAACAGCTTAAAGGCGCGATCGCGTTTGATGCGGTTCTTGGTCATCAAATGGGGCCACGTACGCCAACCACAGTGCTTACATATTTGAACCGCTTGCGCGGTGAAACTTATGGCGGACAATATATACCAACCGCTGATATGGGTAATGATTATAAGGTGGCTGCCGAAAAGGCAGGTGTCAAAATCGAAACGGGAATTTCTGTTCGGAAAGTGATCATTGAAAACGGTCGTGCTGTGGGTGTTGAGCTTGAAAATGGTGAAACACGAACTGCGGATGTGGTTGTGTCCAATGCGGACGCGAAAACGACGTTTCTTGATATGGTTGGCGTTCGTGAAATGGATGCCATGTTCACACACCGCATAAGCAAAACCAGAACAAACGGTAATGTGGCCAAGCTTAATTTCGCACTATCTAAATTACCAACATTTACGGGATTGAATGAAAGTGATCTTTCAAACAGGCTGATTATTGCGCCAGACATGCGGTATATTGAGCATGCATTCAATCATTCAAAATACGGTGAAATTTCAGAAAATCCGATCATTGAAATTACGTTCCCGAGCCTTGTTGACGGATCGCTTGCATCAAACGGCGGACATGTCATGTCAGTATCGGCGAGTTTTGCGCCATATACGCTTAAAGCGGGATGGGATAAAAACAAAAGTGTATTTGCCCATAAGGTTCTTTCAACCATTGAGAAATACGCACCGGGAATTTCTGCGGATGTAAAAGCGGATGATATTTTGACGCCGGTCGATATTGAACGCGATTTTAAGTGTAAAGGCGGTTCATGGCATCAAGGTGAAATGATGATTGATCAAATGTTTATGATGCGTCCCATTCACGGAACGGCGCAATATAATACCCCAATTGATGGATTATATTTATGCGGCGCAGCAGCCCATCCGGGTGGTGGGATAACGGGAATACCCGGTCATAATGCTGCAGAGCGAATTATCAACATGGAAGGGGGTAAATAA
- a CDS encoding phytoene desaturase family protein — protein sequence MKNYDAIVIGAGHNGLTNAAFLAKAGLDVLVLEKNDYIGGATVSRELYEGWKYSNCSYVCSLFRPEIYQALELGRHGLEVVPIQGGITFMQNGDYYGNYHQHDVQRREIARHSKRDADAAIRFDADLMKWCRLIRGFLLRTPPDPASFKIRDAMEFAALLKAFYELSEEQIYEFIRFFTMSIAEYLDEYFESEVIKAHFSGGSIIGTGLGVYSPGTAYVLLHHAMGDVDGNVGSWGFARGGMGSVSKAIASSYKSHGGEIRSGAEVKEIKVKGNKATGVTLANGEEINAKVVVSNLDAKRTFLNIMNPNDIPDEVVTRAKNFKIRGSSGKLNIALDAMPEFSALPKGSPLTLGHMHFSDTLERLERAYDDWKDNKWSQDPYVDIVIPTQYDPTMSPPGKHMMSVFVQYCPYEVEGGWTEEKKQAFGQTVINQIAEYSPNFKDILLHAEIRTPKEIEAEVGLTEGNIFQGELTLDQLMFNRPFPGYAQYRGPVKNMYMCGSSNHPGGGVMGAPGANAAREILRDLKRTNTTPEDFGDD from the coding sequence TTGAAAAATTATGACGCAATCGTCATCGGCGCGGGTCACAATGGCCTGACCAATGCAGCCTTTCTCGCAAAAGCGGGACTTGATGTTTTGGTGCTGGAAAAGAATGATTATATCGGTGGCGCGACAGTTAGTCGTGAACTGTATGAGGGATGGAAATATTCAAACTGCTCTTACGTTTGCAGTCTTTTTCGTCCGGAAATTTATCAGGCGCTGGAACTTGGTAGACATGGATTAGAAGTTGTGCCCATTCAGGGCGGCATTACTTTCATGCAAAATGGTGATTATTACGGCAACTATCATCAACATGATGTTCAGCGCCGCGAAATTGCCCGCCATTCAAAAAGGGACGCTGACGCGGCCATCCGTTTTGATGCGGATTTGATGAAATGGTGTCGATTGATCCGTGGTTTCCTGCTACGTACGCCACCAGATCCCGCGTCATTTAAAATTCGAGATGCCATGGAATTTGCGGCACTTCTTAAAGCATTTTATGAGCTAAGTGAGGAACAAATTTATGAATTTATTCGTTTCTTCACCATGTCTATCGCGGAATATTTGGATGAATATTTTGAAAGTGAAGTAATCAAGGCGCATTTCTCCGGTGGCAGTATCATTGGTACGGGACTTGGTGTTTATTCACCGGGGACGGCTTATGTGCTGCTTCATCACGCAATGGGTGATGTAGACGGAAATGTCGGATCATGGGGGTTTGCCCGTGGGGGAATGGGGTCTGTTTCCAAGGCAATCGCATCGTCTTATAAATCCCATGGCGGCGAAATAAGAAGTGGTGCCGAAGTAAAAGAGATCAAGGTTAAAGGAAATAAAGCAACGGGTGTGACCTTAGCAAACGGTGAAGAAATTAATGCCAAGGTAGTCGTTTCAAACCTGGATGCGAAACGAACTTTCCTTAATATTATGAACCCGAACGATATTCCGGATGAAGTGGTCACCAGAGCAAAGAATTTCAAAATCCGTGGTTCATCAGGGAAATTAAACATTGCTCTTGATGCGATGCCGGAATTTTCAGCGCTGCCGAAAGGGTCGCCATTAACGCTTGGGCATATGCATTTTTCAGATACGCTAGAACGGCTCGAGCGTGCATATGACGATTGGAAAGACAATAAATGGTCACAGGATCCATATGTTGATATCGTTATTCCAACACAATATGACCCGACCATGTCACCACCGGGTAAACATATGATGAGTGTCTTTGTTCAATATTGCCCATACGAAGTAGAGGGCGGCTGGACAGAAGAGAAAAAACAAGCCTTTGGTCAAACGGTGATTAATCAAATCGCAGAATATAGCCCGAATTTTAAAGATATACTGCTGCATGCGGAAATCAGAACACCAAAAGAAATAGAAGCAGAAGTCGGTCTTACCGAAGGGAATATTTTCCAAGGTGAACTGACACTTGATCAATTGATGTTTAACCGACCGTTCCCGGGGTACGCCCAATATCGGGGACCAGTGAAAAATATGTATATGTGTGGATCATCAAACCACCCGGGTGGTGGTGTGATGGGTGCGCCGGGCGCCAATGCGGCACGTGAAATCCTTCGTGATTTAAAACGAACAAATACAACGCCGGAGGATTTTGGTGATGACTAA
- a CDS encoding TonB-dependent receptor → MKIRMGNKRARLLAGVSAISLGLGMAGTATAQEAQDSDQGDVETIVTVGKRPENVLDVPVAMTAYNAEFMDRVNLDDVKDLIKFSPGFAGDSKDSFIDFVNIRGISTIDYGVGGDPSVGFFKNNMYQGRQGSAVTSMYDMERAEVLRGPQGFLFGRNAISGAISFHTKRPDMESVNGYVDLGVGERGLWEADGAINLPVNENFAIRVAGYTSHEDGWMTNTLNATTAAGKKYGGHKKSAGRFSAAIEGEGWDAFFVAEYEDRDQDGTVYRAQSDEFTDNLEDIFGTGWMPDTDDLRSFKSHLGLGNDDSGEIVTINAEINIDLEFATLTSLTGFKDHKYNYAENYGGTGLDMLDYGQEQDGDYFEEEIRLVSNTDGPLSWYAGASFYKENIDALFKSRSSEDIMCAYYNYYGYDNCADLYAYYSYAFTPSDGLNEPSAIIGEYTGWAAYVNMAYEVTDKFDVEVGVRYTKDTKDFSFNALPVTSDLGPYWNIGFTTDGYVREKITWDDYTPRFIARYRPDDNTMIYGSITKGYKSGGFNSFGADLTDGNGGSGVDDDYVALPGTTPNEFGPETVWSYELGVKGSNPENTIKYDFAGYYYKYEGLQFTYFDRSTQTANVGEVTSYGVEGTVQAFLGENVNVILSGSYNHNEIKDANLIAPGSDGNRLSGAPKYKGAFLLNYTAPVTQTGEVNASFELAAQSSLFVGLGNIPSGEMEGWADATVRLGYADDAGWSITAYVENVFDKVYYDGGYEGGDIQPTVFFGPSRPRTFGARLSYRFGGS, encoded by the coding sequence ATGAAAATACGAATGGGTAATAAAAGGGCCAGACTATTGGCGGGTGTTTCCGCCATATCTTTGGGCCTTGGAATGGCTGGTACGGCCACTGCGCAAGAGGCGCAGGACAGTGATCAGGGGGATGTAGAAACAATCGTTACGGTTGGTAAACGACCGGAAAATGTACTTGATGTACCGGTTGCGATGACGGCATATAATGCAGAATTCATGGACCGTGTAAATTTGGATGATGTAAAGGACCTGATTAAGTTTTCACCAGGATTTGCCGGAGACAGTAAAGACAGTTTTATCGATTTCGTTAATATCCGTGGTATTTCGACCATTGATTATGGTGTTGGTGGTGATCCATCCGTTGGTTTCTTTAAAAATAATATGTATCAGGGCCGTCAGGGTTCAGCAGTGACGTCAATGTATGATATGGAACGCGCGGAAGTGCTACGTGGGCCACAAGGTTTCCTATTTGGCCGTAATGCAATTTCCGGTGCCATTAGTTTCCATACAAAAAGACCGGATATGGAAAGTGTAAATGGCTATGTGGATCTAGGTGTTGGTGAGCGTGGCTTATGGGAAGCGGACGGTGCCATTAACCTGCCAGTGAATGAAAATTTTGCTATCCGTGTGGCGGGTTATACAAGCCATGAAGATGGTTGGATGACAAATACATTAAATGCGACAACAGCAGCAGGTAAAAAATATGGCGGCCATAAAAAATCGGCAGGCCGTTTTTCCGCAGCCATCGAAGGTGAAGGCTGGGATGCTTTTTTTGTCGCAGAATATGAAGACCGCGATCAGGATGGTACGGTTTACCGTGCACAGTCAGATGAATTTACCGATAATCTCGAAGATATATTCGGTACTGGTTGGATGCCGGATACGGATGATTTAAGATCATTTAAATCACACCTTGGGCTTGGTAATGATGATTCAGGTGAAATTGTTACTATTAATGCAGAAATTAACATTGATCTTGAATTTGCGACCTTAACATCCTTAACGGGTTTTAAAGATCATAAGTATAATTACGCCGAAAATTATGGTGGTACTGGCCTTGATATGCTTGATTATGGTCAGGAACAAGACGGTGATTATTTCGAAGAAGAGATTAGACTGGTTTCCAATACTGATGGGCCGTTAAGCTGGTATGCCGGTGCGTCATTCTATAAGGAAAATATTGATGCACTTTTCAAATCACGTTCTTCAGAAGATATCATGTGTGCTTATTATAACTATTATGGTTATGATAACTGTGCGGATTTATATGCTTATTATTCATATGCCTTTACCCCGTCAGATGGTCTAAATGAACCAAGTGCAATTATCGGTGAATATACCGGTTGGGCAGCCTATGTGAATATGGCTTACGAAGTAACAGACAAATTTGATGTTGAAGTCGGTGTTCGTTATACGAAAGATACAAAAGATTTCTCATTCAATGCATTGCCGGTTACCAGTGACCTTGGCCCATATTGGAATATCGGTTTCACAACCGATGGATATGTAAGAGAAAAAATCACATGGGATGATTATACACCGCGCTTTATTGCACGCTATAGACCCGATGATAATACCATGATTTACGGTAGTATTACCAAAGGTTATAAATCCGGCGGCTTTAATAGTTTTGGTGCTGATTTGACAGATGGTAACGGCGGTTCTGGCGTTGATGATGATTATGTCGCGCTTCCAGGTACCACACCGAATGAGTTTGGACCGGAAACAGTTTGGTCATATGAATTGGGTGTAAAGGGTAGCAACCCTGAAAATACCATTAAGTATGACTTTGCGGGTTACTATTATAAATATGAAGGATTGCAGTTTACATATTTTGACCGTAGTACCCAAACGGCAAACGTTGGTGAGGTAACATCATATGGTGTCGAAGGTACCGTTCAGGCATTCCTTGGTGAAAATGTCAATGTGATCTTATCTGGTTCCTATAACCACAACGAGATTAAAGACGCCAATTTGATTGCACCGGGCAGTGACGGAAACCGTCTTTCAGGTGCACCAAAATACAAGGGTGCATTCCTTCTTAATTATACTGCGCCGGTTACACAAACTGGTGAAGTGAATGCGTCATTTGAACTTGCTGCACAAAGCAGTCTATTTGTTGGTCTTGGCAACATTCCATCTGGTGAGATGGAAGGATGGGCTGATGCCACAGTGCGACTAGGATACGCGGATGATGCAGGTTGGTCGATCACTGCATATGTCGAAAACGTCTTTGATAAAGTTTATTATGACGGCGGCTATGAAGGTGGCGATATTCAGCCAACTGTATTCTTTGGGCCAAGTCGCCCAAGAACATTTGGCGCAAGACTGTCATATAGATTTGGCGGTAGCTGA
- a CDS encoding (2Fe-2S)-binding protein: protein MILTINRRKYEVNVEEDMPLLWVLRDELGITGPKYGCGIAFCGACTVHIDGEPIRSCSMPVGDVDGEITTIEEQDSSNSINAVKQAWLDHQVAQCGYCQGGQMMTAASLLNENPNPSDRDIDDAMSANLCRCGTYPRIREAIKSAAKTVRGA, encoded by the coding sequence ATGATTTTAACCATCAACCGTCGCAAGTATGAAGTCAACGTTGAAGAAGACATGCCGCTTCTTTGGGTATTAAGGGATGAGCTTGGCATTACGGGCCCTAAATATGGTTGCGGTATCGCCTTTTGCGGCGCCTGTACCGTGCATATTGACGGGGAACCGATCAGATCCTGTTCCATGCCCGTGGGTGATGTCGATGGTGAAATTACAACAATTGAAGAACAAGATTCATCAAATTCCATAAATGCCGTGAAACAAGCATGGCTTGATCACCAGGTGGCGCAATGTGGATATTGCCAGGGCGGTCAAATGATGACCGCCGCATCATTATTAAATGAAAATCCAAACCCATCTGATAGGGACATAGATGACGCCATGTCAGCGAACCTTTGTCGTTGTGGCACATACCCCCGAATACGTGAGGCCATAAAATCGGCTGCCAAAACGGTAAGAGGGGCATAA
- a CDS encoding TetR/AcrR family transcriptional regulator, translating to MNKKAQATRNRIIDAAIHCYAELGVQGSSMDIIAEQAGATKPTLYAHFGSKDNLFEAVLAKMTEELIEEDNFSYDPTIEPVTQLIAIFNRHMERSLNQDILKFYRALLIETIRRDEDVPGYDNSRKEMLLRKWFSDAREDGVIDVDDIETTTNNLLAIISGRFYFPLIMGIKHFTKEELEKEMAKSIETFLWALLN from the coding sequence ATGAATAAAAAGGCGCAGGCAACAAGAAACAGAATTATTGATGCTGCCATACATTGTTATGCTGAACTTGGCGTTCAGGGTTCATCAATGGATATCATAGCAGAGCAGGCTGGTGCAACCAAGCCTACTTTGTATGCGCATTTCGGATCAAAAGATAATTTGTTTGAAGCGGTTCTCGCCAAAATGACGGAAGAACTTATTGAAGAAGATAATTTTTCTTATGATCCAACCATTGAACCGGTTACGCAGTTAATTGCCATTTTTAACCGTCATATGGAGCGTTCTTTAAATCAGGATATCTTAAAATTTTATCGTGCATTACTGATTGAAACCATCAGGCGCGATGAAGATGTACCAGGTTATGACAATTCAAGAAAAGAAATGCTCTTAAGAAAATGGTTTAGTGATGCGCGCGAAGACGGCGTAATTGATGTGGATGATATTGAAACCACAACCAATAATTTACTCGCGATCATTAGTGGGCGTTTTTATTTTCCGTTAATCATGGGCATTAAGCATTTTACAAAAGAAGAATTAGAAAAAGAAATGGCCAAATCAATTGAAACATTTCTTTGGGCATTACTAAATTAA
- a CDS encoding aminomethyltransferase family protein encodes MSEMHDFKEVLKPTPFHDRIEKLNLMNSWAPWGGYKVSRVLDKLAAEYFAVRSGCSVFDMTPMEKYRIKGPDALEFLNRLVTRDVSNLKPGRVTYVVWCNDAGRVLDDGTIFHLGDDGFRLCAAHHQLDWLLLSSIGFDVTIEEETHDVAALSVQGPTSYSVLTEAGIDGLSDLKPFGILNTKLGGKDVMISRTGFTGDLGYEVWVDPSDALMLWDAIFGVKERGLYDVRAMGLDALEMVRIEAGFLLPGDDFVTAETAVRSGRDRSPFELGLGWAVSFDKPYFTGRKALEKERVTPIKRRLVKLSIEGNKPPTDSFLYDGKNGNRIGSIRKTVWSPIMKQNFAMADIEYQNGRVPNEIWAEIYYQKELEWKANWAKCEISEKPFWNPPRRNQTPPGAF; translated from the coding sequence ATGTCAGAAATGCATGATTTTAAAGAAGTCCTGAAACCAACACCTTTCCACGACCGAATTGAAAAATTAAACCTGATGAATTCATGGGCCCCTTGGGGTGGTTATAAAGTGTCAAGGGTCTTGGACAAGCTTGCCGCTGAATATTTTGCGGTACGTAGTGGCTGTTCCGTATTTGATATGACGCCCATGGAAAAATATCGCATTAAAGGACCTGATGCGCTTGAATTTTTAAACAGGTTAGTGACAAGGGATGTTTCCAATTTAAAACCGGGCCGTGTGACTTATGTCGTGTGGTGTAATGATGCGGGCCGCGTGCTTGATGATGGGACAATTTTCCACCTTGGTGATGATGGTTTCCGGCTTTGTGCAGCGCATCATCAACTTGATTGGTTGCTGTTATCAAGTATTGGTTTTGATGTCACCATCGAGGAAGAAACCCATGACGTCGCCGCTCTTTCCGTACAGGGGCCAACGTCATATTCTGTCCTGACCGAAGCCGGCATTGACGGGCTTTCGGATCTTAAGCCATTTGGTATTTTAAATACCAAACTCGGTGGCAAAGATGTCATGATTTCAAGAACCGGATTTACTGGTGACCTTGGTTATGAAGTGTGGGTTGATCCAAGTGATGCTTTAATGCTTTGGGATGCGATTTTCGGTGTTAAGGAACGCGGTCTTTATGATGTGCGGGCCATGGGGCTGGATGCACTGGAAATGGTGCGTATTGAGGCTGGGTTCCTGCTACCGGGTGATGATTTCGTTACCGCAGAAACGGCCGTTCGTTCCGGGCGTGATCGTTCGCCATTTGAGCTGGGCCTTGGATGGGCAGTGAGTTTTGATAAGCCGTATTTTACAGGGCGTAAGGCGCTTGAAAAAGAAAGAGTTACGCCAATAAAACGTAGACTTGTTAAGCTTTCAATTGAGGGTAATAAACCACCAACAGATAGTTTTCTTTATGATGGTAAAAATGGTAACCGCATTGGATCAATACGAAAAACCGTATGGTCGCCGATCATGAAACAAAATTTTGCCATGGCCGATATTGAATATCAAAATGGCAGAGTTCCAAATGAAATTTGGGCGGAAATTTATTATCAGAAAGAACTGGAATGGAAAGCCAACTGGGCTAAATGTGAAATTTCCGAAAAGCCGTTCTGGAACCCGCCAAGACGAAATCAAACCCCGCCGGGTGCATTCTAA